From a region of the Malania oleifera isolate guangnan ecotype guangnan chromosome 12, ASM2987363v1, whole genome shotgun sequence genome:
- the LOC131144390 gene encoding endonuclease 2: protein MEYSGGIQALAFVSLVFLCPLAHSWGIDGHLTICRIAQSRLSAAAADAVKELLPAYAENDLGSLCAWADRVKFRYPWSSPLHYINTPDNLCTYQYDRDCKDEEGVKGRCVAGAINNYTGQLLSYGSQSQYNLTEALLFLSHLMGDIHQPLHVGFTSDRGGNTIDVRWFTRKAVLHHVWDNNIIETAEERYYDANVENLIDTIKQNITKKWSKDVEMWETCSRNQKACPDGYASESISAACEWAYKDVKNGSTLQDEYFLSRLPIVNLRLAQGGVRLAATLNRIFG, encoded by the exons ATGGAGTACTCCGGCGGAATTCAGGCATTAGCTTTCGTCTCCCTCGTGTTCCTCTGTCCACTCGCTCACAGCTGGGGAATTGATGGGCATCTCACCATTTGCAGGATTGCCCAG TCTCGTTTGAGTGCGGCAGCAGCAGATGCTGTGAAGGAACTCCTTCCGGCTTACGCAGAAAACGACCTGGGGAGTCTCTGTGCGTGGGCAGACAGGGTCAAGTTCCGATACCCCTGGTCATCGCCCCTCCATTACATTAACACCCCTGATAATCTCTGCACCTACCAATATGACA GAGACTGCAAAGATGAAGAGGGAGTAAAGGGCAGGTGTGTTGCAGGCGCAATTAACAATTATACCGGCCAGCTTCTCAGCTATGGCAGCCAGTCCCAAT ATAACCTCACAGAGGCACTCCTGTTCCTTTCTCATCTTATGGGAGACATTCATCAG CCGCTACATGTGGGCTTCACCTCAGACAGGGGTGGTAATACAATTGACGTTCGCTGGTTCACTAGGAAGGCAGTTCTCCATCAT GTCTGGGACAACAACATTATTGAAACAGCAGAAGAGAGGTACTATGATGCAAATGTGGAAAACCTAATTGACACCATCAAACAGAACATCACG AAGAAATGGTCAAAGGACGTCGAGATGTGGGAGACCTGCAGCCGCAATCAGAAAGCATGCCCAGACGG ATATGCATCCGAGAGCATTTCAGCAGCCTGTGAATGGGCCTATAAAGATGTAAAAAATGGTTCAACATTACAAG ATGAATATTTCCTTTCCCGGCTACCTATCGTTAATTTGCGATTAGCTCAAGGTGGAGTTCGGTTGGCAGCGACTCTGAATCGTATTTTTGGATGA